GAGAAGACGGCACCCCTAAACTGGGGGGTCGGACACCACCCCCGGCTCAGCAAAGGGTAAGGACAGACAAGCCCGGGGCACCGAGGGACCACGTCGGGCTCCCGGATCGGGGGCTCAGCCACCGCCCCGGCCTGCCAAAGGtaaaggacaaaataaaattGGCAAAGATCACATGAAATGCTGTGGCTGATGTCTGCTGGTTCAATGCGTCGTTCGCCACCCACACAAATCACAAAGCCCCCACAAGAgtggggctgggacccccagaGATCCCCTCCCCATAAACCCAAGCACCCCAGAAATGGGGCTGGGACCaccagaaataataataaataataataccCATTCCCCAGGatggagcacagggcacggggTGGGGTTCACGCCCaggggggcagccctgggcccctcctggagctctttATTGTGGCGGGGCAGGCTCAGCCCTTGGGGGCCGAGGTGAAGATGCGCAGGCCGTGCATGTGCTTGATCTCCTCGCTCAGCGCCTGCGGGGCAAGcgcagctcagggctggctctgggctggccctggaGAGGCCTCAGCCCCACAGGTTTCCTCTCTCCCATTCCTTCGCATCCATCCCCTCTCTCTCCTATTCCCTCATAACCCATCCCCTCTCCCCTGTTCCAGCTGTTacctttccctctctcctctctctcattccctctcccccttttcctctctcccattCTCTCCCATTCCCTCACACCCATTCCAGCTATTCCCATCCCCTCTCCCCTGTTCCAGctgttccctttccctctctcctctctctcattctccctccccatccctctctccCATTCCCTCACACCCATTCCAGCCGTTCCCATTCCTTCTCTCCCATTCCCTCACACCCATTCCAGCCGTTCCCATTCCTTCTCTCCCATTCTCTCCCATTCCCTCACACCCATTCCAGCCGTTCCCATTCCTTCTCTCCCATTCTCTCCCATTCCCTCACACCCATTCCAGctgttccctttccctctctccatTCTCTCCCCGTTCCCCACACCTGTGTCAccatcctgtgctgctgcaccgGCCGCTTCTCCCGGAACTCCTCCGACTCCACGTGGATCTCGTACATGTCACCGCAGCCTCCTGGCAACCAGGGCCAATTAATGCCAATTAAAATCCATTAAAGTCAATTAAAGTCAAGGCTTGAGCACCCTCACACTCCTGCCCCCCCGTCTGGGGATACACACAGCCTGAGTGAGCGGGAGACTGAgtgggttttaaaaaaaaatgtgggtttGGGGCAACCAAGAGCGGGTTTAGGACAATAAAGAGCGGGTTTAAGGTAGAAAGAGTGGGTTTAGGGCAACCAAAAGTGGGTTTAGGACAATAAAGAGCAGATTTGGGGCAACCAAGAGTGGGTTTAGGGTAATAAAGAGCAGGTTTAGGGCAAGAAAGAGTGGATTTAGGGCAATAAAAACCAGGTTTAGGGCAATAACGAGTGAGTTTAGGGAAAACAAGAGAAGGTTTAAGGCAATAAAGAGCAGGTTTAGGACAATAAAAAACCCGTTTAGGGCAACCACGAGCAGGTTTAGGCCCACAGAGAGAGGGTTTAGGACAATAAGAGCAGGTTTAGGGTAATAAAGAGCGGGTTTAGGGTAATAAAGAGCAGGTTTAGGACAATAAGAGCAGATTTAGGGTAATAAAGAGAGGGTTTAGGACAATAAGAGCAGGTTTAGGGTAATAAAGAGTGGGTTTAGGACAATAAGAGCAGGTTTAAGGTAATAAAGAGTGGGTTTAGGACAATAAGAGCAGGTTTAAGGTAATAAAGAGTGGGTTTAGGACAATAAAAGCAGGTTTAGGCCCTACCTGAGATGTCCACCACCTTGATGGTCGAGGCCCGCGGGAACTTCTCCCTCAGCAGCCGCGCCAGGCGCGACTCCCCATCGGTACCGGAGGCCAAACCCCGCCAGGAGCGGCAGCGCAGGAACAGCTGCGGGAAAACGGCCCTGAGAGCcccggggggaccccaaaaacaccccgGGAAcgggggaaggggaaggggccGGAGGGGGGCACAGGAAGCTGCGGAACCCCGGGAGAGGAGGGGCGGGAACGGGAGCTGCCATCACCGGAGGATCGGGCGGTGAGAGCGGGTCTGGGGAAGGGCGGGAGGGGTTACCCGTGCCTGGGGACATTGCGAGGAGCGGGACAGCGCCGGGAGACGGTGGGGAACGGGGCCGGGGATGGACACCGGGGGGGGCCGCGGTTACCGGCAccggggggacacagggacaaggacagagggacagagggacacggggactGACGGGCACTCACCgggccccggcccagccccgccgccgccatccCGGGGGCGCGCCCGGGGTCACCTCCGCCTCAGCCAATCAGAGCGCGCCGCTGGCCAAAGGGGCGGGGCCAGCGCTGCGCCGCCACgagcgccccctggcggcgcGGAGGAGCGGGAGAGACCGCGATGGCCCCAAAAGGGAGCCCAAAGGGGTCCCCTCCGGACCCCACAAAGTTCCCCCTCCTGaccccacaaaatccccctccggaccccacaaaatccccctCCTGACACCACAGAGTTCCCCTCCTGACCCCACAAAGTTCCCCTCCTGaccccacaaaatccccctccggaccccacaaaattccccctcatgaccccacaaaattccccctcCTGACCCCACAAAGTTCCCCTCCTGaccccacaaaattccccctcCTGACCCCACAAAGTTCCCCTCCTGaccccacaaaatccccctccggaccccacaaaatc
The Ammospiza caudacuta isolate bAmmCau1 chromosome 26, bAmmCau1.pri, whole genome shotgun sequence genome window above contains:
- the BOLA3 gene encoding bolA-like protein 3, producing the protein MAAAGLGRGPLFLRCRSWRGLASGTDGESRLARLLREKFPRASTIKVVDISGGCGDMYEIHVESEEFREKRPVQQHRMVTQALSEEIKHMHGLRIFTSAPKG